From a region of the Arachis ipaensis cultivar K30076 chromosome B09, Araip1.1, whole genome shotgun sequence genome:
- the LOC107617350 gene encoding zinc finger CCCH domain-containing protein 8-like → MSQGLHFGSNGTPSIFSPVRKSPSSAEKKAKKKGDKCHFSHDSVPFTKSKPCSFFVRHSCMKGDDCPFDHQLSKYPCVSFVSGGFCVRGECMLVFAPAKRRFCYTFKGSQPRNEISTLFRKHKFQHAT, encoded by the exons ATGTCTCAAGGATTGCATTTTGGTTCAAATGGCACTCCATCCATATTCTCTC CGGTAAGGAAAAGCCCTAGTTCTGCGGAAAAGAAAGCGAAAAAGAAG GGTGACAAGTGCCATTTTTCACATGATTCAGTGCCTTTTACCAAATCAAAG CCATGCTCCTTTTTCGTTCGTCACTCCTGCATGAAAGGGGATGACTGCCCTTTTGATCATCAACTCTCCAAGTATCCTTGTGTTAGCTTTGTGTCCGGAGGTTTTTGTGTTAGAGGTGAATGTATGCTTGTTTTCGCACCAG CCAAAAGAAGATTTTGCTACACCTTCAAGGGTTCACAACCTAGGAATGAAATCTCCACACTTTTTAGGAAACACAAATTCCAACATGCCACCTAA
- the LOC107617349 gene encoding protein MAIN-LIKE 1-like yields MHFESAFSDGPNYIWETDHANLRMLTCDYSVPPDRYNERIGVVQCQKALVNALIERWHPDTHTFHLLIGECAVTLEDVAIILGLPTDGLLVTGMTMSSFEALEAECLHQFGVAPSKSACRGVHCKYLPLLCNFGSIGQYSWRLACLVHLYKALCKASRYDCKEIDGLLTFLFGWAWIRLPYLAPLPRESRSFPLANRWRNWERRDRRYRYLTLAHFRKALDDLQEGHVCFQGTLDTYKDWYRAKFGDRLNLSSLVV; encoded by the exons ATGCATTTTGAGTCAGCTTTTTCAGACGGTCCGAATTATATATGGGAAACGGACCATGCG aATTTAAGGATGTTGACATGTGATTACTCAGTTCCACCGGATCGATACAATGAAAGG ATTGGAGTAGTCCAATGTCAGAAAGCACTGGTGAATGCTCTAATCGAAAGGTGGCATCCAGATACACATACCTTTCACCTTTTGATTGGTGAATGTGCTGTGACGCTTGAAGATGTGGCAATAATTCTTGGTCTTCCAACGGACGGTCTTCTAGTCACAGGGATGACAATGAGTAGTTTTGAAGCCTTGGAGGCGGAGTGTTTACACCAGTTTGGAGTGGCACCTAGTAAGTCGGCATGTAGAG GTGTGCATTGTAAGTATCTACCACTGCTTTGTAATTTTGGGAGTATTGGACAGTACAGTTGGAGATTGGCATGCTTGGTACATCTATACAAGGCGTTATGTAAGGCATCTCGTTATGATTGTAAAGAGATCGATGGTCTGCTAACATTTCTATTTGGTTGGGCTTGGATCCGCCTGCCATATCTAGCGCCGCTTCCTAGGGAATCCCGCAGTTTTCCGCTTGCAAACAG GTGGCGTAATTGGGAGCGTAGAGACCGTCGCTATAGATATCTTACGCTTGCTCACTTTAGGAAGGCCTTAGATGATCTTCAGGAAGGTCATGTGTGTTTTCAG GGTACCTTGGATACTTACAAGGACTGGTATCGGGCAAAATTTGGGGACCGTTTGAATTTGTCTAGCCTTGTTGTTTAA